The following are from one region of the Salvia hispanica cultivar TCC Black 2014 chromosome 1, UniMelb_Shisp_WGS_1.0, whole genome shotgun sequence genome:
- the LOC125202163 gene encoding G-type lectin S-receptor-like serine/threonine-protein kinase LECRK3, translated as MSNILTVLFLLVISTTAAAKSRSSNITLGSSLTPTSNSSWPSPSGLYAFGFFPQHVNNYAVGIFLPDKTVVWAARRESNLTVPEDVVSLSLTPEGLILRQRQGPDIVVIGRYSAIASASMLDNGNFVLYDSNHTIIWQSFDRPTNTLLPGQRLTPGQEIVSSASDTDYSRGSFRLKMQTDGYLVQYPVGTEDTATYAYYAENPEGAVNVSLNFDSDGRLYQLINGSLPLRNISNGRLPTEGYINFMRLDVGGIFRIYSLSLDNMTTARRWSSIVDECAPKGFCGVNAFCILMDNVPGCQCLPGFVSVQPGNSTAPCSRTFSVQDCPNTDDGSRSEMLRVENTEWDETWYENRVMSEEECSKACLDDCNCEAAMYVDSECRKQRLPLRFGRRSLGQSNVAFIRVSRTAVHGLGGHKIIVKKEGRINILVIGVVLLSIGVLALSISVIFVRLKRKDYSKIGKENSDNYVEGISLQVFTFKHLSEATNGFEEELGRGASGIVFKGVLQQKMVAVKRLEKEFAQGEIEFKTELTTIGKMYHRNLVRLLGYCFNGDNKLLVFEYMSNGTLADILFNQEKRPSWEERIEIARDISRGILYLHQECETQIIHCDIKPQNILMDENWCAKISDFGLAKLLKQDQTNTHTEIRGTKGYVAPEWYQKQAITVKADVYSFGVMLLEIICCRKCVDWSRSEDEAILEEWVYDCYSSRKIGSLVGDEMVEERKVERMVKIGIWCVQYDPSLRPTMKKVLLMLEGTVEIPIPPSPSSFLSSI; from the coding sequence ATGTCCAATATCCTCACAGTCTTGTTTCTCCTTGTCATTTCTACAACAGCAGCAGCTAAAAGTAGATCATCCAACATCACCTTAGGCTCTTCCCTCACACCCACCTCCAACTCCTCCTGGCCTTCCCCCTCCGGCCTCTACGCCTTCGGCTTCTTCCCCCAACACGTCAACAACTATGCCGTTGGCATCTTTCTACCCGACAAAACCGTCGTCTGGGCAGCAAGGAGGGAAAGTAATCTGACCGTCCCAGAGGACGTCGTCTCCCTTTCACTAACCCCCGAGGGGCTAATCCTCCGCCAGAGACAAGGCCCGGACATAGTCGTCATCGGCCGATACTCAGCCATCGCGTCGGCCTCAATGCTCGACAATGGCAACTTTGTTCTCTACGATTCCAATCACACAATCATCTGGCAAAGCTTCGACCGCCCAACCAACACCCTCCTCCCCGGCCAACGCCTCACTCCCGGGCAAGAGATCGTCTCCAGCGCCTCCGACACCGACTACAGCAGAGGCAGTTTCAGGCTGAAGATGCAGACAGATGGTTACCTCGTGCAGTATCCTGTCGGAACAGAGGACACCGCGACTTACGCTTACTATGCTGAAAATCCAGAAGGAGCAGTTAACGTGTCTCTTAACTTCGACAGCGATGGCCGCCTTTATCAGCTGATCAACGGCAGCTTGCCTCTGCGGAACATATCCAACGGCCGACTCCCTACAGAAGGATACATCAATTTCATGAGGCTCGACGTCGGAGGAATTTTCCGCATCTACTCTCTGTCACTAGATAATATGACCACGGCCAGGCGATGGTCCTCCATAGTCGACGAGTGTGCTCCCAAAGGCTTCTGCGGAGTCAACGCCTTCTGTATTCTTATGGATAATGTGCCGGGATGCCAGTGCCTTCCCGGTTTCGTGTCCGTTCAGCCCGGTAACAGTACAGCTCCCTGTTCTCGAACCTTCTCGGTCCAGGACTGCCCCAACACTGATGATGGGTCGAGGTCCGAAATGTTAAGAGTCGAAAACACGGAATGGGACGAAACCTGGTATGAGAATAGAGTCATGAGTGAAGAAGAGTGCAGCAAAGCATGCCTGGATGACTGCAACTGCGAAGCTGCCATGTATGTAGACAGCGAATGCAGAAAACAGAGGCTTCCGCTGAGATTCGGCAGAAGGTCTCTTGGACAATCAAATGTCGCTTTCATTCGTGTCAGTAGAACCGCAGTACACGGCTTGGGAGGCCATAAAATCATCGTTAAGAAAGAGGGGCGGATTAACATCCTTGTCATCGGCGTTGTTCTCTTGTCTATAGGCGTCTTGGCGTTGTCTATTTCTGTGATCTTTGTTCGCCTGAAAAGGAAGGACTACAGCAAGATTGGTAAGGAAAATTCAGATAACTATGTTGAAGGTATTTCACTGCAAGTTTTCACATTCAAGCATCTGTCCGAAGCGACAAATGGCTTCGAGGAAGAGCTGGGGAGAGGAGCATCTGGCATAGTGTTCAAAGGGGTTTTGCAGCAGAAAATGGTGGCAGTGAAGAGGTTGGAGAAGGAATTTGCACAAGGAGAGATAGAGTTCAAGACAGAGTTGACGACGATTGGGAAGATGTATCATAGGAACCTAGTCCGGCTCCTAGGCTACTGCTTCAACGGAGACAACAAACTGTTGGTGTTTGAGTACATGAGCAATGGGACCCTTGCAGACATACTTTTCAATCAAGAGAAACGGCCAAGCTGGGAGGAACGTATTGAGATTGCTCGTGATATATCGAGGGGGATACTGTATCTGCACCAAGAGTGCGAGACGCAAATCATTCACTGCGATATAAAGCCTCAGAACATACTCATGGACGAGAATTGGTGCGCTAAGATATCGGACTTTGGGCTGGCGAAGCTCCTAAAACAAGATCAAACTAATACGCATACTGAGATAAGAGGGACTAAGGGCTATGTAGCGCCAGAGTGGTACCAGAAGCAGGCGATCACGGTGAAAGCAGATGTTTATAGCTTTGGAGTGATGCTGCTGGAGATCATATGTTGTAGGAAGTGCGTTGATTGGAGCAGGAGTGAGGATGAGGCGATTCTTGAGGAATGGGTTTACGACTGTTATTCATCAAGGAAGATTGGGAGTCTGGTGGGAGATGAAATGGTGGAGGAGAGGAAAGTGGAGAGGATGGTGAAGATAGGGATATGGTGTGTGCAATATGATCCGTCACTACGTCCAACAATGAAAAAAGTTTTGCTAATGTTGGAGGGAACTGTCGAGATTCCGATACCTCCAAGTCCGAGTTCTTTCTTAAGTTCAATCTAG
- the LOC125192923 gene encoding TPR repeat-containing thioredoxin TDX-like has product MEIVESDVELDDSDVVQPDYDELFKGYKARGMAKGMLGLWEDAARDLHMASKFDFDGEATVESQRKTEIERLRKMKDLKIRLNAAAIVYFTATWCVHIGPLYTKLASKYPKTVFLKVDIDEAHEAAAEWQITSIPIFYLCVKSSR; this is encoded by the exons ATGGAAATTGTGGAGTCTGATGTTGAATTGGATGATTCGGATGTTGTGCAGCCGGACTATGATGAGTTATTTAAAGGATATAAAGCTCGAGGTATGGCGAAAGGGATGTTGGGGTTGTGGGAAGATGCTGCAAGAGATTTGCATATGGCATCAAAGTTCGATTTCGATGGAGAGGCTACT GTGGAATCGCAGAGAAAGACTGAGATCGAAAGGCTGAGAAAGATGAAG GATCTGAAGATCAGGCTGAATGCTGCTGCAATAGTCTACTTCACTGCAACATGGTGCGTCCACATTGGTCCGTTATACACAAAACTAGCTTCAAAATACCCCAAGACCGTGTTCCTGAAAGTCGACATTGATGAGGCGCACGAGGCAGCAGCAGAGTGGCAGATCACAAGCATCCCGATTTTCTACTTGTGTGTGAAGAGCTCCAGATGA
- the LOC125192934 gene encoding TPR repeat-containing thioredoxin TDX-like, protein MIASTLFLTLVVDDLCGVCLCVSAIGRYTSNDGEAHKDKNPFASRKRNAPTEDISNEDIAESGDNQEAAQLSKAKAMDAIAEAASVLKDGEIILIHSGSELDEKLDAASKASRLSVLYFTTTWCGPCRYVGPVFTSLAGKYPKVVFLKVDIDETREVAAEWDIRSIPTFIFVRNGEEVDELVTVDKNVLKQKIAQHAS, encoded by the exons ATGATTGCTAGTACCTTGTTTTTAACTTTAGTCGTTGATGATCTTTGCGGGGTTTGTTTATGTGTTTCTGCTATTGGAAGATACACG AGCAATGACGGTGAGGCCCATAAAGATAAAAATCCGTTTGCTTCAAGGAAGCGCAATGCACCAACGGAGGATATCTCAAATGAAGACATTGCTGAGTCCGGAGATAATCAAGAAGCTGCTCAGTTATCAAAAGCAAAAGCTATGGACGCAATCGCTGAAGCTGCTTCTGTTTTAAAAGATG GAGAAATCATCCTGATTCATTCTGGTAGCGAGCTGGATGAGAAACTCGATGCTGCTTCAAAGGCATCTCGGCTCTCAGTTCTCTACTTCACCACAACGTGGTGTGGGCCCTGCCGTTACGTCGGCCCTGTTTTCACTAGCTTGGCTGGTAAGTACCCAAAAGTCGTTTTCTTGAAAGTGGACATCGATGAGACTAGAGAGGTTGCTGCTGAATGGGACATCAGAAGCATCCCGACCTTCATCTTCGTCAGAAATGGTGAGGAGGTGGATGAGCTCGTCACGGTGGACAAAAATGTGCTCAAGCAGAAGATTGCTCAGCATGCCTCATGA
- the LOC125202559 gene encoding CBBY-like protein, translating into MKTKEMAVKSQPTKETKTRKRKKRKGEIAIEMAANAICSPPLATSVSSSSKNLIFAKKTAFLPSSTSCSVMGASKFGISIKKRSCERLRVVKCMASAAPSVLPKALLFDCDGVLVDTEKDGHRVSFNDTFAEKELGVTWDVDLYGELLKIGGGKERMTAYFNKVGWPDKAPTTEQDRKDFIASLHKRKTELFMALIEKKLLPLRPGVAKLVDQALGNGVKVAVCSTSNEKAVSAVVSFLLGAERAEQIQIFAGDVVPRKKPDPAIYILAAETLGVEPSSCVVIEDSGIGLAAAKAAGMTCIVTKSGYTGDEDFEKADAVFDFIGDPPEERFDLAFCGSLLEKQYVS; encoded by the exons atgaaaacaaaagaaatggcCGTTAAATCTCAACCAACAAAGGAAACAAAGacaaggaaaaggaaaaaaaggaagGGAGAAATTGCAATTGAAATGGCAGCTAACGCCATCTGTTCTCCTCCACTCGCAACTTCAGTCTCATCTTCGTCGAAAAATCTCATCTTTGCAAAAAAGACTGCATTTTTACCATCATCAACATCATGTTCTGTAATGGGAGCTTCGAAATTTGGCATATCGATCAAGAAAAGAAGCTGCGAGAGATTGAGAGTGGTGAAATGCATGGCATCTGCTGCACCGTCTGTTCTTCCAAAAGCCCTCTTGTTCGATTGTGATGGTGTCTTGGTTGACACTGAGAAAGATGGCCACCGCGTTTCTTTCAACGACACTTTTGCTGAA AAAGAGTTGGGAGTAACATGGGACGTGGATCTGTACGGCGAGTTGCTGAAAATCGGGGGAGGAAAAGAGAG GATGACGGCCTACTTCAATAAGGTCGGGTGGCCAGACAAGGCACCAACGACTGAACAGGACAGGAAGGATTTCATCGCATCTCTTCACAAGCGAAAGACTGAGCTATTTATGGCACTGATCGAGAAAAAACTGCTCCCTCTTCGACCTGGTGTTGCAAA GTTAGTAGACCAGGCTCTCGGGAATGGAGTGAAGGTTGCTGTTTGCAGCACATCGAATGAGAAGGCG GTGTCTGCTGTAGTTTCATTCTTGTTAGGAGCTGAGAGAGCAGAACAGATTCAGATATTCGCTGGAGACGTGGTTCCTCGTAAGAAGCCAGATCCA GCAATCTATATCTTAGCTGCAGAGACATTAGGTGTCGAACCTTCAAG TTGTGTTGTCATTGAAGACAGTGGGATTGGCCTTGCAGCTGCCAAAGCTGCAGGAATGACGTGTATCGTGACAAAGAGCGG GTACACGGGTGACGAGGATTTTGAGAAGGCGGATGCCGTTTTCGACTTCATCGGAGATCCGCCGGAGGAGCGGTTTG
- the LOC125202256 gene encoding G-type lectin S-receptor-like serine/threonine-protein kinase LECRK3 — translation MSILTILFLFLVYTPAESQRRHYNITIGSSLTPNSTWSSPSGVYAFGFIPQHINNYAVGIFLPDKTVVWTANRDTNPTVPDDVVSLLLSHEGRLVLRRRQGQDEDVINPSTAIAAASMLDNGNFVLFDSNSRIIWQSFDHPTNTLLPGQRIRPVTELFSSASETDYGRGIFRLKMQQDGNLVQYPINTPDTRPNAYFATDTDRVGSNVSLNLDSDGRLYLLNGSLPLRNISTGGLPTEGYINFMRLDVGGIFRIYSLSLGDHLTLARSWSSTTDECEPKGFCGVNAYCTIMGSAPTCQCLPGFVSVQSGNNTAPCYRNFTVEGCPQNDGRLKSEMLRVDITEWDDTWYGSTVMSGEEECSKACLDDCNCEAAMYVGSECRKQRLPLKFGRWSLGSRNVAFVRITTNTVPDSGGDSDHIIIIKKERHTDNLIIGVVLMSVGAFALSISLIFVHRKRKDYMKIGKEDGASFVEGISLQVFTFEHLSEATNGFKEEVGRGASGTVFKGVMQNGRKTVAVKRLEKEFAQGEKEFQTELKTIGKMYHRNLVRLLGYCLDGAHKLLVFEYMSNGSLADILFNQEKRPSWEERMEIARDISRGILYLHQECETQIIHCDIKPENILMDENWRAKISDFGVAKLLKQDQTNTYTGIRGTKGYVAPEWYHKQAITVKADVYSFGVMLLEIICCRKCVDSSGSEDEAVLEEWVYECYATKKIGSLVRDEMVEERKVERMVKIGIWCVQYDPSLRPTMKKVLLMLEGTVEIPIPPRPTSFLSSI, via the coding sequence ATGTCCATCCTTACAATCTTGTTTCTCTTCCTCGTTTACACACCAGCAGAATCTCAAAGAAGACACTACAACATCACCATAGGCTCTTCCCTCACTCCCAACTCCACATGGTCTTCCCCCTCCGGTGTCTACGCCTTCGGATTCATCCCCCAACACATCAACAACTATGCCGTCGGCATCTTTCTACCCGACAAAACCGTCGTCTGGACAGCAAATAGGGATACCAATCCAACCGTCCCAGACGATGTCGTCTCCCTGCTACTATCCCACGAGGGCCGGCTAGTCCTCCGCCGGAGGCAAGGCCAAGACGAAGACGTCATCAACCCCTCCACAGCCATCGCTGCGGCCTCAATGCTCGACAACGGCAACTTTGTTCTCTTCGATTCCAATTCAAGAATCATCTGGCAGAGCTTCGACCACCCGACCAACACCCTCCTCCCCGGCCAGCGCATCCGCCCTGTTACAGAGCTCTTCTCCAGCGCCTCTGAGACCGACTACGGGAGAGGGATTTTCAGGCTAAAGATGCAGCAGGATGGAAACCTGGTGCAGTATCCTATCAACACGCCCGACACAAGGCCTAATGCTTACTTTGCAACAGACACAGACAGAGTAGGTAGTAATGTCTCTCTCAACCTCGACAGCGACGGCCGGCTTTATCTGCTCAACGGCAGCTTGCCTCTGCGGAACATATCCACTGGTGGACTCCCTACAGAAGGATACATCAATTTCATGAGGCTCGACGTTGGAGGAATCTTCCGCatctactctctctctctcggtGATCACCTGACCTTGGCCAGGAGCTGGTCCTCCACGACTGACGAGTGTGAACCCAAAGGTTTCTGCGGAGTTAACGCCTACTGCACTATAATGGGTAGTGCACCCACATGTCAGTGTCTTCCCGGTTTTGTCTCCGTTCAGTCTGGAAACAATACAGCCCCGTGTTATAGAAACTTCACGGTCGAGGGCTGTCCCCAAAATGATGGTAGATTGAAATCTGAAATGTTAAGAGTCGATATCACCGAATGGGATGATACCTGGTATGGGAGTACGGTAATGAGTGGAGAAGAAGAGTGCAGCAAAGCATGCCTGGATGACTGCAACTGCGAAGCAGCCATGTATGTAGGCAGCGAATGCAGAAAACAGAGGCTTCCGCTGAAATTCGGCAGATGGTCATTGGGGAGCAGAAACGTGGCTTTCGTTCGCATCACTACCAACACGGTACCAGATTCGGGAGGCGATTCCGACCATATAATCATCATCAAGAAAGAGCGGCATACAGACAACCTCATCATCGGCGTTGTCCTCATGTCCGTAGGCGCCTTTGCCTTGTCAATTTCTCTCATCTTTGTTCACCGGAAACGAAAGGACTACATGAAGATCGGTAAGGAAGACGGAGCTAGCTTTGTGGAGGGCATTTCGCTGCAAGTGTTTACGTTCGAGCATTTGTCAGAAGCCACAAACGGCTTCAAGGAAGAGGTGGGGAGAGGAGCATCTGGCACGGTTTTTAAAGGTGTTATGCAGAATGGCCGGAAAACGGTGGCGGTGAAGAGGCTGGAGAAGGAATTCGCACAAGGAGAGAAAGAGTTTCAAACAGAGCTGAAGACGATTGGGAAGATGTATCACCGGAACCTAGTCCGGCTCCTCGGTTACTGTCTCGATGGAGCCCATAAACTGCTGGTGTTTGAGTACATGAGCAACGGATCCCTCGCGGACATACTTTTCAATCAAGAGAAACGGCCGAGCTGGGAGGAACGGATGGAGATCGCTCGTGATATATCGAGAGGGATACTGTATCTGCACCAAGAGTGCGAGACGCAGATCATTCATTGCGATATAAAGCCTGAGAACATACTCATGGACGAGAATTGGCGCGCTAAGATATCAGATTTTGGGGTGGCGAAGCTACTGAAGCAGGATCAGACTAATACTTATACTGGGATAAGAGGCACTAAGGGATATGTTGCCCCAGAGTGGTACCACAAGCAGGCTATCACGGTGAAAGCGGATGTATATAGCTTCGGAGTGATGCTGCTGGAGATCATATGCTGCAGGAAGTGTGTTGATTCGAGTGGGAGTGAGGATGAGGCGGTTCTTGAGGAATGGGTTTACGAATGTTATGCAACGAAGAAGATTGGGAGTCTGGTGAGGGATGAAATGGTGGAGGAGAGGAAAGTGGAGAGGATGGTGAAGATAGGGATATGGTGCGTGCAATATGATCCGTCACTACGTCCAACAATGAAGAAAGTTCTGCTTATGTTGGAGGGAACTGTCGAGATTCCAATACCTCCTAGACCTACTTCTTTCTTAAGTTCCATCTAG